A genomic stretch from Onychostoma macrolepis isolate SWU-2019 chromosome 02, ASM1243209v1, whole genome shotgun sequence includes:
- the amer3 gene encoding uncharacterized protein amer3: MELSKSEDSSDDRKKSSKAHGRCKGPEEHKSQTTTNNGFVNTHSADESPSSLPVPNTLDILSPGVSDTLSEGHRQLRSSFRRSRTHDCVRGTGQQQAERPGYKDGTNWRHHHKLVSSVSFSGFEAPLRLLLENRETSGSSREIIDYRNLTPQVPFVPCIAKSIPKKRISLRKPRKAIKDMFVHKRHKHEKAMSPSTPCRVVGENVPSLKRTRKTVRHRERTTAGSRFNDELSETPSDSSSECCANVCEDAASLKSFGSQAGCGEIFADDLVSPEGVLSPEPHKVACEPPRQSPTTAGFQGGKECLASPAHAEVLDMFGLWETLNRTLLLGQSSKAPGHATKSTTPITKSPSTTKSGDVTANTPQPADSEIMELNTDVITPKSDNLGNTSDEGYCDYVSPGFEDHSRSSLTPVHSSKFPRDTYSGDALYELFCDPSEAEITPVFDDELDLTDNIVGQCSDLPLSMYSFHVGAEENLAPPLAQDFVGQELLQSKWMGKDCLLKLCDTEISMAMGIVNWLKHRTDKSSPTDLRSSKSSSEDTRDVCLRCETQSGRVRKPPKGARTINGRGDTVNFKESSQKSVGVLPSKYDANTVMSTLASPESQPRTPMSGVCFRIFNIDSPTTPGGDLQSPVVSSPGSGTRSLFVLAINKDSLCESCKNSLKNGAKEMHLCRSCMSLIEHIKTSDLWAHASLPRSTPTPQPITRDLLSPASTCGIGSDISIASLVEQCASQLSSLKINLTQAHSSCKIRDALVLEQGAKRNKEQSQKYMKSNYKKRPVTTTEKGSHVRHRLRRSSFSEDVQPSLLETEGLVDASDDLVLETYGPCDVESGDTDVSQATRPTSLPLMASASSDIFCRDDHHNKVEEGNPSKKKHRLRHHRKSAVNSEGSCSVFPGDRKVERRYRMKK, translated from the coding sequence ATGGAGCTGTCAAAAAGCGAAGATTCTTCAGATGATCGGAAGAAGTCAAGTAAGGCACATGGCCGATGTAAAGGGCCTGAAGAGCACAAATCTCAAACCACCACGAATAATGGATTTGTGAATACACACAGTGCTGATGAAAGCCCATCCTCACTGCCTGTGCCAAACACTTTGGACATACTGTCTCCAGGGGTTAGTGACACGCTCTCAGAAGGTCACAGACAGCTCCGTAGCTCTTTTAGAAGAAGCAGAACCCATGACTGTGTGAGAGGAACGGGACAGCAGCAAGCTGAGAGACCTGGATACAAAGATGGGACCAACTGGCGCCATCACCATAAGCTGGTGTCCAGTGTCAGCTTTTCAGGATTCGAGGCGCCTCTAAGGTTGCTTCTTGAGAATCGGGAAACATCTGGCAGCAGTCGTGAAATTATCGATTACCGTAACCTAACACCTCAAGTGCCCTTTGTGCCCTGCATAGCTAAATCCATTCCTAAAAAGAGGATCTCCCTGAGGAAACCTAGGAAGGCCATTAAGGACATGTTTGTTCACAAAAGACACAAACATGAGAAAGCTATGTCACCAAGTACACCATGTCGTGTTGTAGGTGAAAATGTTCCATCATTGAAACGGACAAGGAAGACGGTAAGGCACCGAGAACGTACCACTGCAGGAAGCAGATTTAATGACGAACTCAGTGAGACTCCCTCTGACTCTTCCAGTGAATGTTGTGCTAATGTCTGTGAGGATGCAGCTTCATTAAAAAGCTTTGGATCTCAGGCTGGTTGTGGTGAGATATTTGCTGATGATCTCGTATCACCTGAGGGGGTCCTTAGCCCAGAGCCTCACAAAGTTGCCTGTGAACCTCCAAGGCAAAGCCCTACTACTGCAGGTTTCCAGGGAGGTAAGGAATGTCTGGCCTCTCCAGCTCACGCTGAGGTCCTGGACATGTTTGGGTTGTGGGAAACCCTAAACAGAACTTTGCTATTAGGGCAAAGTTCAAAAGCACCAGGACATGCCACAAAATCCACAACACCTATCACAAAATCTCCTTCCACAACCAAGTCTGGAGATGTAACAGCAAATACACCTCAACCTGCTGATTCAGAGATCATGGAACTTAATACTGATGTGATAACACCCAAAAGTGACAACCTAGGGAACACCAGTGATGAAGGTTACTGTGATTATGTTTCTCCTGGTTTTGAGGACCACAGCAGAAGTTCCCTCACTCCAGTGCATTCCAGTAAGTTCCCAAGGGACACGTACAGTGGAGATGCTCTTTATGAGCTATTCTGTGACCCCAGCGAGGCAGAGATTACCCCGGTCTTTGATGATGAGCTCGATCTAACAGACAACATTGTTGGCCAGTGCAGTGATCTTCCATTGTCCATGTACAGCTTCCATGTTGGAGCAGAGGAGAATCTTGCCCCACCTTTGGCTCAGGACTTTGTTGGTCAAGAGCTTCTGCAAAGTAAATGGATGGGGAAGGATTGCTTACTAAAGCTCTGTGACACTGAGATATCTATGGCTATGGGTATAGTTAACTGGCTAAAGCATAGGACAGACAAAAGCAGCCCAACAGATTTGAGATCTTCAAAAAGTAGCAGTGAAGATACAAGAGATGTATGTCTGAGATGCGAAACCCAGTCAGGAAGGGTTAGAAAACCACCAAAAGGAGCAAGAACTATTAATGGTAGAGGAGACACTGTTAATTTCAAAGAGTCGAGTCAAAAAAGTGTTGGTGTTCTGCCCTCAAAATATGATGCAAATACAGTGATGTCAACCTTGGCCTCTCCAGAGAGCCAACCCAGGACCCCAATGAGTGGTGTGTGTTTCAGGATATTCAATATCGACTCTCCTACGACTCCAGGTGGAGATTTGCAGTCCCCAGTGGTAAGCTCCCCTGGCTCTGGGACAAggtctttgtttgtgttggccATAAACAAGGATTCTCTTTGTGAATCCTGCAAGAATTCCCTGAAAAATGGAGCTAAAGAAATGCACCTGTGCCGTTCTTGTATGTCCCTCATTGAGCACATCAAGACTTCAGACCTTTGGGCCCATGCCAGTCTTCCCAGATCCACTCCAACTCCACAGCCAATAACCAGAGACCTACTCTCTCCGGCCAGCACCTGCGGGATAGGAAGTGACATCAGCATAGCTTCCCTTGTTGAGCAGTGTGCTAGTCAGTTGTCTTCTTTGAAAATCAACTTAACTCAAGCTCACTCAAGCTGTAAGATAAGAGATGCCCTTGTGCTTGAGCAAGGGGCAAAAAGGAACAAAGAGCAGTCTCAAAAATACATGAAGTCAAACTACAAGAAAAGGCCAGTGACAACTACTGAGAAAGGCTCGCATGTTAGACATCGCTTGAGGAGGTCCAGCTTTTCTGAAGATGTGCAACCTTCCCTTTTAGAGACTGAGGGACTTGTCGATGCTTCCGATGATTTGGTGTTGGAAACTTACGGTCCATGCGATGTTGAATCTGGTGACACAGACGTATCTCAAGCTACCAGGCCTACATCTCTTCCTCTCATGGCCTCTGCTTCTTCAGATATTTTTTGCAGAGACGACCACCATAATAAGGTGGAAGAGGGAAACCCATCCAAAAAGAAGCATAGATTACGGCATCACAGGAAGTCTGCTGTGAATAGTGAGGGATCATGCAGTGTCTTTCCAGGGGATAGGAAAGTGGAACGCAGATACCGAATGAAGAAGTGA